The genomic stretch GCCGCTAGGATTATGACCTTGATCAATAAATATTTTAATAGCCATATTAGCATTTCCTTTCATACTTAACTATAATAAATATATGACATAATCCTGCAAATGCCACATTTTATCCAGTTTTTTGGCTATTATTACATATAAAAGCACGATTTTTCCCTAGCAGATTCTGGGAAGGCCCTCTCCATATAACACATCAATGGTTCTGCTTCCCTGAAGCCTGGTTTTCATTGTTACGCCCCTGCCTTCTATAACAGTTCCGATAATTCTGGCATTTTTTCCATATTTGCTATTCTGAACTGCCTGTAAAGCCTTTTGCGCCTGGCTTCCTGGAACAACTGCTATCATTTTCCCCTCATTTGCCATGTAGAGGGGGTCCAGGCCAAGAATATCACAGAACCCTCTCACCTGGGTGCTGACTGGAAGAGCTTCTTCCCATATCTCCACTTTACAGGAGGACTGGTCTGCTGCCTCATTAAGGACCGTAGCAAGCCCTCCCCTGGTAACATCTCTCATACAATGGACCTGGATATTTTCGTCAAGAAGATTTTTTACGATGGAGTAGAGGGGAGCGCAATCACTTGCGATCTGATTTTCAATCCCCATCCGGTGAGACAGAATGGCCGCGTGATGCTCTCCCAGATTTCCGGAAAGAATAATGGCATCCTTTGGCTTGCAGTTTGAGATGCTGATTCCTCCCTTTCGGATCTCTCCTATTCCGGAGGTATTGATATAAATTCCACCGTTTCCTTCCACCACTTTTGTATCACCGGCTACAATCCTAACTCCTGCCTCTTTTGCTGCCAGGGCCATGGAAGCGGCAATCTGCTCGATGGTCTCAAGCTCTGCACCTTCTTCTATAATAAACCCTGCAGTCAGAAATCTGGGGACAGCTCCCATCATGGAAAGGTCATTCACTGTCCCGCATACCGCTAGCTTACCGATATTTCCACCTTTAAAAAACAGGGGCGTGACTACAAAGGAGTCCGTGGTATAGGCTATTTTCCCCTTTATATTTAAGACTGCAGCATCTTCCAGTTTATTTATAGTTTTATTATTAAAGTGTTTAAGAAATACCTCATTGATGAGATTGCCGGTCTGCTTTCCTCCGCTGCCGTAGGACATATCAATTTTCATGGCTTTTCCTCCTCTTCCTATGATCATGAATTCTGATACCAGATGCCGCAGGATCCTTCTGGAGACACCATACAGGGGCCTACCGCGTGAAGCGGATTGCAGGCGGTCTTAAACAACGGGCAATCCGACGGATTGATCCGTCCGAGGATCACATCCGTACACTTGCAGCCGATTGGCATATCCTCTTCAAGCTCTTCTTCCGCGCTTCCCGCATCATAGGCTCCGTATTCTTCCTTAAGTCTCAGAGCGGATCCTTCTATGACTCCGATTCCTCGCCAAAAGCCATCCGCCGCTTCAAAATATTCTTTGATAAAAGCTGCTGCTTTCTGGTTTCCCTCTTCCGTCACAGCGCTGGCATACAAATTTTTCACCTCAAAGCGCTGCTTCTTTATCTGGGTCATGATCTCATATATGGCGGCAAGGATATGCTCCCCTTCAAAACCTGCTATTACAAAAGGCTTCCGGTATCTGGCTGCCAGCTCCCGGTATGCGATACTTCCGGTGATTACGCTGACATGTCCGGGGCTTAAAAAGCCGTCAATGTTTTTCTCATTTTCGCAGATA from Lacrimispora sphenoides JCM 1415 encodes the following:
- the hypD gene encoding hydrogenase formation protein HypD, whose product is MIHQVIDELKNYDGRPVKIMEVCGTHTSSIFKNGIRSMISPKIQLISGPGCPVCVTPSAYIDKLTEYSLKENHCVLTFGDMMKVKGSKMTLTEAKAAGGRVKILYSPLMAVAEAEQNREIQYIFAAVGFETTVPVYALLLEEIRQKKLNNLKLMTSLKTIVPALSFICENEKNIDGFLSPGHVSVITGSIAYRELAARYRKPFVIAGFEGEHILAAIYEIMTQIKKQRFEVKNLYASAVTEEGNQKAAAFIKEYFEAADGFWRGIGVIEGSALRLKEEYGAYDAGSAEEELEEDMPIGCKCTDVILGRINPSDCPLFKTACNPLHAVGPCMVSPEGSCGIWYQNS
- the hypE gene encoding hydrogenase expression/formation protein HypE; the encoded protein is MKIDMSYGSGGKQTGNLINEVFLKHFNNKTINKLEDAAVLNIKGKIAYTTDSFVVTPLFFKGGNIGKLAVCGTVNDLSMMGAVPRFLTAGFIIEEGAELETIEQIAASMALAAKEAGVRIVAGDTKVVEGNGGIYINTSGIGEIRKGGISISNCKPKDAIILSGNLGEHHAAILSHRMGIENQIASDCAPLYSIVKNLLDENIQVHCMRDVTRGGLATVLNEAADQSSCKVEIWEEALPVSTQVRGFCDILGLDPLYMANEGKMIAVVPGSQAQKALQAVQNSKYGKNARIIGTVIEGRGVTMKTRLQGSRTIDVLYGEGLPRIC